CGGCCGTTACTAGCGGTGGCAGCGGCTTCGAGCCCGACCTGGCTTCTGGCCTGCGAATCGTGAATGGGAATAACACCTATAACGTTTCGTTTGCCGGCGCCCAATCGGTGCAAGATATTCTCAATACACTTAATGGTTCCGGCGCGGGTGTGCTCGCCGAAATTAATGCGGCTGGCGACGGGCTGGTGATTCGTTCGCACGTCAGTGGGTACGACTTCTCGATTGGCGAGAATGGCGGCAACACCGCGACCCAACTCGGTGTCCGCTCGCTCACTGCGGCGACCGATTTGGCCAACCTGAATTACGGCCGCGGCGTAACGTCGATTGCCGGGACCGATTTCACGATCGTGCGCAACGATGGCGTCCCCCTCGAGATCGATGTCTCCTCCGCCACCAACATGCAGCAAGTGCTCGACCTGATCAACAATCATGCGTCGAACCAGGTTCCCGGCGCGCAGGTAACGGCACGGCTGGCGCAGTTTGGCAACGGCATCGAACTCGTAGATTCGACCGTCGGTGCGGGCTCGCTACACATCGTGCGCGCGACCGGCAGCAATGCAGCTACTGAACTTGGCCTGATTCCGCAGGGGGCCAATCAATCGCTGCCAGCAGTCGTCAGCGGGCCGAATACTGTCCTTACCGGCGTCGATGCAAACCCGCAAGAAGTTTCCGGCGTCTTCAATTCACTGCTGCGAATTAAAGATGCCTTGGTGAACTTCGACCTGGGCAAACTCGAGCGTAGCGTCGAACTGCTCGACGCCGATATGGACAAGATTCTCTTCGCCCGCTCCGAACTCGGAGCCCGCGCTCAAGGACTCGATACGCTAGACGCTCGGCTGGAAGACGAAGACGTCGAACTGCAAGCGGCCCTCTCGAACGAAATTGAAGTCGACTGGACCGCAGCCATCTCGACGCTCGCCGCCCGCCAGGCGTCGTTGCAGGCCTCGCTGCAACTCACGGCGCAAGCGTTTCAGTTGAGCCTGCTCAACTATCTGTAAAGTGGGATAGGCTTCCAGCCTGTCATCCTCAGTAAATGAAAATTCCTGACAGGCAAGATGCCTGTCCCACGTAAACGGTCACTTCGCGCCTTCGCGCTCAAAGACGGCGTAGCTCACGTTGCGAATGCCGTTCTTCGCGCAGGCCAACAGAATGGGGCTGACGAAGCGCGAAGGAACGCTGCGGTCGGCGCGAATGCAAACCTCAACATCCGTCCCCAGCTTTTCGATTCGTTCAGCCAATCGCGACGACAGTTCGCTGGATGGTACCGGCGCGCCGGTCATCAGCAGGGTGCCATCCGCAAGC
Above is a window of Anatilimnocola aggregata DNA encoding:
- a CDS encoding ExbD/TolR family protein — translated: MRVPSSTTSRGEVGFNMTPMIDVVFQLIIFFLLSSNLSQLENSLPLPLPVADSGQDDDGDPEQPRLTITVLADGTLLMTGAPVPSSELSSRLAERIEKLGTDVEVCIRADRSVPSRFVSPILLACAKNGIRNVSYAVFEREGAK